In Methanobacterium sp., a single window of DNA contains:
- a CDS encoding M23 family metallopeptidase, with protein MMELVPIEAPLRDEWMVLNSPGTKVPSHGTDYLAQTYAFDLLQVDWSQKSAKFYKKSILDYMLGQVRLNDCYAYGKPIYAPISGQVVESLDGHPERNPVQPFHDISVAFKNALFFDPDKHNLQDITGNFVIIQGEGMWKGVWAFLGHMKTGSVQVKNGDLIKSGDLIGNVGHSGNSTAPHLHFQLMDHPNATKAKGIPCCFREYELYQDNHWITVKNGIPKNKDRIRL; from the coding sequence ATGATGGAACTTGTACCTATAGAAGCACCCCTTAGGGATGAGTGGATGGTATTAAACAGTCCTGGTACTAAAGTTCCCAGTCATGGTACTGATTATCTTGCACAAACATATGCCTTTGACCTTTTACAAGTAGACTGGTCCCAAAAATCAGCGAAATTCTACAAAAAAAGTATTTTAGATTATATGTTAGGCCAAGTACGTCTAAATGATTGTTATGCCTATGGGAAACCTATTTATGCACCCATTTCTGGCCAAGTGGTTGAATCTTTAGACGGGCACCCTGAACGAAACCCGGTACAGCCCTTTCATGATATTTCAGTGGCCTTTAAAAATGCCCTGTTTTTCGATCCTGACAAACATAATCTTCAGGATATCACTGGCAACTTCGTGATAATTCAGGGTGAAGGAATGTGGAAGGGAGTATGGGCCTTCCTGGGTCATATGAAAACTGGTTCGGTGCAGGTAAAAAATGGTGATTTAATCAAATCCGGAGATCTCATAGGAAATGTAGGTCACTCTGGTAACTCTACCGCCCCTCACCTTCATTTCCAGCTTATGGATCACCCAAATGCAACCAAAGCTAAGGGTATTCCTTGTTGTTTTAGAGAGTATGAACTATATCAGGATAACCATTGGATCACTGTAAAAAATGGAATACCCAAAAATAAGGACAGAATTCGTTTATAA
- a CDS encoding DUF488 family protein has translation MLKIKGIYELPKKEDGFRILIDESWPSNMSSKEAKIDLWLKDIYPPDSSQLSEDKLTHSAIVNKKDPAELWKNNPIKFIRDTEKKRGTVTFLCSNLQSLKRLQF, from the coding sequence ATGTTAAAAATAAAAGGAATATACGAACTCCCAAAAAAAGAAGATGGATTCAGAATATTAATAGATGAATCATGGCCCTCCAACATGTCCTCCAAAGAAGCTAAAATTGATTTATGGCTTAAAGACATATACCCCCCTGATTCCAGCCAATTGTCGGAGGATAAACTTACACATTCTGCTATTGTCAATAAAAAAGATCCTGCAGAACTTTGGAAAAATAACCCTATAAAATTTATTAGGGATACCGAAAAAAAGAGAGGAACTGTTACATTTTTATGCTCTAATCTCCAGAGCTTGAAACGATTACAGTTTTGA
- a CDS encoding anaerobic nitric oxide reductase flavorubredoxin, whose amino-acid sequence MKKQIKNNVSWVGKVDWELRKFHGNEYSTHKGSTYNSYLIQEEKTVLIDTVWSPFAEEFVENLAQEIDLDKIDYIVANHGEIDHSGALPALMKHIPDTPIYCTANAVKSLKGQFHQDWDFRVVKTGDTLDIGNGKELVFVEMMMLHWPDSMATYLTQDNILFSNDAFGQHLATEKLYNDLVDQCDLDEEAIKYYANILTPFGPILKKKLDEVLSLNLEIDLIATSHGVIWRDNPLQIVEKYSQWANDYQENQITIIYDTMWNGTKMLAEKIAEGIGLADQEVVVKVFNLSKSDENDVITEVFKSKTVMVGSPTISNSILHNVAGFVHLMKELKFKNKKAAAFGCYGWSGESVKVLNGLMEDAGFEVIDDGFKNHWNPDVDAQEAAIKFGEKIARA is encoded by the coding sequence ATGAAAAAGCAAATAAAAAATAATGTATCATGGGTAGGTAAAGTAGACTGGGAGCTTCGAAAATTTCATGGGAATGAATATTCAACTCATAAAGGCTCGACCTACAATTCTTACCTGATACAGGAAGAAAAAACTGTCCTAATTGACACAGTGTGGTCTCCCTTCGCGGAAGAATTTGTGGAAAACTTAGCCCAAGAGATAGATCTGGATAAAATTGATTACATTGTAGCCAATCATGGAGAAATTGACCACAGCGGAGCCCTGCCCGCCTTAATGAAACATATTCCTGACACTCCAATTTACTGCACAGCTAATGCAGTTAAATCCCTAAAAGGACAGTTCCACCAGGATTGGGATTTTCGTGTGGTTAAAACCGGGGATACATTGGATATTGGGAATGGGAAGGAACTAGTCTTCGTTGAAATGATGATGCTGCACTGGCCAGACAGCATGGCAACCTACCTTACCCAGGACAATATACTGTTTAGTAACGATGCTTTTGGACAGCACTTGGCCACTGAAAAGTTATACAATGACTTGGTAGATCAATGCGACCTTGACGAAGAAGCCATAAAGTACTATGCTAATATCCTAACCCCTTTCGGCCCTATATTAAAGAAAAAATTGGATGAAGTCCTTTCATTAAACCTAGAAATCGATTTGATTGCCACTAGCCATGGGGTTATCTGGAGAGACAATCCCCTGCAGATTGTTGAAAAATATTCACAATGGGCCAATGATTACCAAGAAAATCAGATCACCATTATCTATGACACCATGTGGAACGGTACTAAGATGCTGGCTGAGAAGATAGCTGAAGGAATAGGCCTGGCAGATCAGGAAGTGGTTGTTAAAGTCTTCAACTTATCCAAAAGTGATGAAAACGACGTTATAACCGAAGTTTTCAAATCAAAAACCGTTATGGTGGGTTCACCAACTATTTCTAACAGCATCTTACATAATGTAGCTGGTTTCGTCCATTTGATGAAGGAATTAAAATTCAAAAATAAAAAAGCAGCTGCATTCGGATGTTACGGGTGGAGTGGTGAATCTGTGAAGGTGTTAAACGGTTTAATGGAGGATGCTGGTTTTGAAGTTATTGATGATGGCTTTAAAAACCATTGGAATCCAGATGTTGATGCACAAGAAGCAGCCATAAAATTCGGGGAAAAAATCGCCAGAGCATGA
- a CDS encoding DNA polymerase: MQTKNFILMDIDYVTRNRKPVIRLFGKLLENNEQKHIIVLDKHFKHYIYVIPHDIDVCLDELKKLNILKWKKIYKNDGELVKEVLKVIFNHPQDIPKFVEKARNLKSVKEIREYDIPFYRRYLIDKGLSPMNMVEVHGRILSENSSTCIFQAEKPPTPQKSSLPELKVLSFDMEIYNPPNTAQPGQNSIIIISFSSNQGFKKVFSTKKSGMNFVETVTNEKELLEKFVETIKSQNPDFILGYNSDNFDFPYIRDRAAKLGVTLKIGVDESELEFTQISGKNAAMIRGRIHIDLYPYIRRYLQLNHHTLKHAYKELFEVEKLDIPQEDIHTYWEEGKDKSDQLFRYSLDDAKSITQIGEKMLPLSIELTRIVGQPLFEVARMASGRHVEWYLIKKSFEYGNLVPNTALSSELARRKDIHVVGGYVKKPVQGLHENIVYFDFKSLYPSIIISKNISPDSLTHNTELDCHISPEYGHKFRKEPVGFIPSAIGKILQDRMRIKSLMKESIDKRQYQILDTEQKALKRLANTIYGLYNHDSFRWYSLECSEAITAWGRYFLKKTMEYAEKKGFKPVYADTDGFFATYK; encoded by the coding sequence ATGCAGACTAAAAATTTCATTCTCATGGACATTGACTATGTCACCAGGAACCGAAAACCAGTCATACGATTATTCGGCAAACTCCTAGAAAATAATGAACAGAAACATATTATCGTGTTGGATAAACATTTTAAACATTACATTTATGTCATTCCCCATGATATTGATGTCTGTTTAGATGAATTGAAAAAATTAAACATCTTAAAATGGAAAAAAATCTATAAAAATGATGGAGAGTTGGTGAAAGAGGTTTTAAAGGTAATTTTTAACCATCCCCAAGATATTCCTAAATTCGTAGAAAAAGCAAGGAATTTAAAATCTGTGAAGGAAATTCGAGAGTATGATATTCCATTTTACCGCAGATACCTTATTGATAAAGGTTTATCTCCCATGAATATGGTGGAAGTACATGGTAGGATACTATCTGAAAACTCTTCGACTTGCATTTTCCAAGCAGAAAAGCCACCCACACCCCAAAAATCCAGTTTACCAGAACTTAAGGTTTTAAGTTTTGATATGGAAATCTACAATCCCCCAAACACAGCCCAACCCGGCCAAAACTCCATTATAATAATTAGTTTTTCCAGTAATCAGGGTTTCAAGAAAGTGTTCTCCACCAAAAAGTCTGGAATGAATTTTGTGGAGACAGTAACTAATGAAAAAGAGTTATTGGAAAAGTTCGTGGAAACTATTAAATCCCAAAACCCGGACTTTATACTGGGATATAATTCAGACAACTTTGACTTCCCCTATATCAGAGATCGGGCTGCAAAGTTAGGTGTGACCCTTAAAATAGGAGTAGATGAATCCGAACTGGAGTTCACACAAATCAGTGGAAAAAATGCAGCCATGATCAGGGGGCGAATTCACATTGATCTTTACCCCTACATTCGCCGTTACCTTCAATTAAACCATCACACCCTAAAACATGCCTACAAGGAGCTTTTTGAGGTGGAAAAACTGGACATTCCCCAAGAAGATATTCACACTTACTGGGAAGAAGGCAAAGATAAATCAGACCAACTATTCCGGTACTCCCTGGATGATGCTAAGTCCATTACCCAAATAGGTGAGAAGATGTTACCTCTTAGCATAGAATTAACCCGTATTGTGGGACAACCCCTATTTGAAGTGGCCCGCATGGCATCAGGAAGACATGTTGAATGGTATTTAATCAAAAAATCATTCGAATATGGAAATTTAGTGCCTAATACAGCTTTATCATCAGAATTAGCCCGACGAAAAGACATCCATGTTGTAGGGGGTTATGTTAAAAAACCAGTGCAAGGTTTACATGAGAATATTGTCTACTTTGATTTTAAAAGCTTGTATCCCAGTATAATAATTTCCAAAAACATCTCCCCAGACAGCCTCACCCATAATACTGAGCTAGATTGCCATATAAGTCCTGAATATGGGCATAAGTTTCGTAAAGAACCAGTAGGTTTCATTCCATCAGCTATTGGCAAAATTCTCCAAGATAGAATGAGAATTAAATCCTTAATGAAAGAATCTATAGATAAAAGACAGTACCAAATTCTAGACACAGAACAAAAAGCATTGAAAAGACTGGCCAACACCATATATGGCTTGTATAATCACGACTCCTTTCGATGGTATAGTTTGGAATGTTCTGAAGCAATAACTGCATGGGGACGATATTTTCTCAAAAAAACTATGGAATATGCTGAAAAAAAAGGATTTAAACCAGTTTATGCAGATACTGATGGGTTTTTTGCAACTTATAAATGA
- a CDS encoding response regulator — protein sequence MTKKVLIVEDEGITSLELENKIRKWGYDPVGVAVSGEEAMVMARDLKPDLMLMDIRLQGEEDGVEAAEKILKEVKTSLIYITAHSSDLIMDRAHKTSPHAYFIKPFNDNELKFAVEMALYKHEMETKLAESENKYKVLIDNLMVGVFITELNGNILMMNQYLADLFNGNSLKGVVGRNFKNMFTQSQEIEKLMEKLENEGKLINENLTLINGNNQKIEIELSAKTSKNLVYGVVTSIK from the coding sequence ATGACTAAAAAAGTGTTAATTGTGGAAGATGAAGGCATAACTTCACTTGAACTTGAAAATAAAATTCGTAAATGGGGTTATGATCCAGTAGGAGTTGCTGTTTCAGGAGAGGAAGCTATGGTCATGGCACGGGATCTTAAACCCGATCTGATGCTGATGGATATAAGACTTCAGGGAGAAGAAGATGGAGTGGAAGCTGCTGAGAAAATCCTGAAAGAAGTGAAAACTTCACTTATCTATATCACTGCTCATTCATCTGACTTAATAATGGACAGGGCCCATAAAACTTCCCCTCATGCTTACTTTATTAAACCATTTAATGATAATGAATTGAAGTTCGCAGTCGAAATGGCATTATATAAACATGAAATGGAAACAAAACTCGCAGAATCTGAAAATAAGTACAAAGTTCTCATTGATAACTTGATGGTTGGAGTTTTCATAACTGAATTAAATGGCAACATATTAATGATGAATCAATACTTAGCTGATTTGTTCAATGGAAATTCTCTAAAGGGAGTTGTAGGGAGAAATTTTAAGAACATGTTTACCCAGTCACAGGAAATTGAAAAACTCATGGAAAAATTAGAAAATGAAGGTAAGCTAATTAATGAAAATTTAACCCTAATTAATGGCAATAACCAAAAAATAGAAATTGAATTAAGCGCTAAAACCAGTAAAAATCTTGTTTATGGGGTGGTAACTTCTATAAAATGA
- a CDS encoding sensor histidine kinase → MVQEVHHRVKNNMQVISSLLGLQSMYLDDDEVQNALQESQNRVQSMAMVHEKLYQSKNLSSIDMGDYMHQIAHHLLDNYHLKSNQIKIRIKTEKVEMDIKTASPLGLIINELITNSLKYAFPDGKGEINLKISLIDDYYNLTVADNGVGLPEDFKLDNAETLGLQLVNRLVRQIRGSIEWDGSKGTAFIIKFPSKHLER, encoded by the coding sequence ATGGTACAGGAGGTACACCACCGGGTGAAAAACAATATGCAAGTGATTTCCAGTTTACTGGGACTCCAATCCATGTACTTGGATGATGATGAAGTCCAGAATGCTCTGCAGGAAAGTCAAAACAGGGTGCAGTCCATGGCAATGGTTCATGAGAAACTTTATCAGAGCAAAAACCTATCCAGTATTGATATGGGAGATTACATGCATCAGATCGCACACCACCTCCTTGATAATTATCATTTGAAATCTAACCAGATAAAAATTCGTATCAAGACTGAAAAGGTGGAAATGGATATTAAAACTGCCTCACCTTTGGGTCTCATCATTAATGAACTTATCACTAACTCCCTTAAATACGCCTTTCCAGATGGAAAGGGAGAAATAAACTTGAAAATTTCTTTAATTGATGATTATTATAATTTAACTGTTGCTGATAATGGTGTGGGGTTGCCTGAGGATTTTAAGTTGGATAATGCTGAAACACTAGGATTACAATTGGTAAATCGGTTAGTGCGACAAATTAGGGGATCTATAGAATGGGATGGTTCTAAAGGTACTGCGTTTATTATAAAATTTCCATCTAAACATCTAGAAAGATAG
- a CDS encoding PAS domain S-box protein, protein MNRYRRVIEIGMALVTISMFFWSFLILPFTRMSPVNSFNSLVISLNFLSLFALMFFTISLFVFYTGNLKKGPTLYLIVCAIFQVVASVTYVYEYILNLYPAGGLENIFWISASLSLALAGLVQIRCHPPAVLEDLSTDFWRFKVPFETNVALLFGGVAYLFILWAYYNNKEVFEVLLVGGGFLVGLAIVRAIINNKEVRKSYTKLELSKKTYQAILNSINDALCIIDPQLRFLEVNQGVLDMYGYSKQEILGKSLHMLSAPGKNDMEEIVNSEFLALDGKHQTFEFWGKRKNNEIFPIEVKLNKGTYFGQDVVVAVARDITLRKEDEKRLKVLWMRRRPWYRRYTTG, encoded by the coding sequence TTGAACCGTTACCGGCGGGTGATTGAAATTGGTATGGCACTGGTTACCATCAGCATGTTTTTCTGGTCATTTTTAATACTCCCTTTTACCAGAATGAGCCCGGTAAATTCTTTTAACTCCCTTGTTATATCACTAAATTTTTTATCCCTATTTGCCTTGATGTTTTTCACCATTTCTTTATTTGTCTTCTACACTGGAAACTTGAAGAAGGGACCAACACTTTACCTTATTGTGTGTGCCATTTTTCAAGTTGTAGCGTCTGTGACATATGTTTACGAATATATTCTCAATTTATATCCGGCTGGTGGGTTAGAAAATATTTTTTGGATATCAGCCAGTCTATCTCTGGCCCTGGCTGGTTTGGTGCAGATCCGCTGCCACCCTCCAGCAGTACTTGAAGATCTTTCCACAGATTTCTGGAGATTCAAAGTCCCATTCGAGACAAACGTGGCATTATTATTCGGGGGAGTAGCTTATCTATTCATATTATGGGCTTATTATAATAATAAAGAAGTTTTTGAAGTTTTATTAGTTGGGGGAGGATTTTTAGTTGGGTTGGCAATTGTAAGGGCGATAATTAACAATAAAGAAGTTCGGAAATCTTATACAAAACTAGAACTAAGTAAAAAAACATACCAAGCCATTTTAAACTCAATAAATGATGCGCTGTGCATAATAGATCCTCAATTACGGTTTTTAGAAGTAAATCAGGGAGTTCTGGATATGTATGGATACAGTAAACAGGAAATATTAGGGAAATCCTTGCACATGTTGTCGGCTCCTGGTAAAAATGATATGGAAGAAATTGTGAACTCCGAGTTCCTAGCTTTAGATGGAAAACATCAGACCTTTGAATTCTGGGGCAAGAGGAAAAATAATGAAATCTTTCCAATAGAGGTTAAACTAAACAAAGGAACTTATTTCGGTCAAGATGTGGTGGTGGCCGTTGCCAGAGACATCACCCTCAGAAAAGAGGATGAAAAACGTTTAAAAGTTCTCTGGATGAGAAGGAGGCCATGGTACAGGAGGTACACCACCGGGTGA
- a CDS encoding CDP-alcohol phosphatidyltransferase family protein, with the protein MLNKARPKIQKLINPVASKIRLHPNILTIIGLVLSLFAAYALAMGNLLAGALLILCSGFFDVIDGAVARNNNTKSKFGGFLDSTCDRFADAFIIIGVIYGGFVNWFWGILALLASLTVSYVRARAEVEGIKCDVGIAERAERIFIILGGAFLGYFIDPHFFMSIAILLIIILGYVTVLQRIYHSWKEFKKL; encoded by the coding sequence ATGTTAAACAAAGCACGGCCCAAAATACAAAAATTAATCAACCCAGTAGCCAGTAAAATCAGATTACACCCTAACATTCTAACCATAATTGGATTAGTTCTTAGCCTTTTTGCAGCATATGCCTTAGCCATGGGAAATCTGTTAGCAGGCGCATTACTCATACTATGCAGCGGATTTTTTGATGTTATAGACGGTGCTGTGGCCCGGAACAATAACACCAAAAGTAAATTTGGAGGTTTCCTAGACTCCACATGCGACCGTTTTGCAGATGCCTTCATAATAATTGGAGTGATATATGGAGGATTTGTAAACTGGTTTTGGGGTATCTTGGCATTGTTAGCCTCATTAACTGTGAGTTATGTCCGTGCCCGGGCAGAGGTGGAAGGGATAAAATGTGATGTTGGAATCGCAGAAAGAGCAGAACGTATATTCATAATATTGGGTGGAGCATTCCTGGGATACTTCATTGACCCCCACTTTTTCATGTCAATAGCCATTCTCCTGATAATCATCTTAGGATATGTAACTGTATTGCAACGAATTTATCACTCCTGGAAAGAGTTTAAAAAACTTTAA
- a CDS encoding DUF357 domain-containing protein, which translates to MDAKERIKKDLELFEKNIKEVKSIKVNGEEEKIIKMAKNYRNDAQYYLEKKDYLTSFGCITYAHGLLDAIRLTHDLIIEE; encoded by the coding sequence ATGGACGCAAAAGAAAGAATTAAAAAAGATTTAGAGCTTTTTGAAAAAAATATAAAAGAAGTGAAATCTATAAAAGTCAATGGTGAAGAAGAAAAAATTATAAAAATGGCCAAAAACTACCGGAACGACGCCCAATATTACCTAGAAAAAAAGGATTATTTAACATCTTTTGGCTGCATAACCTATGCACACGGACTTTTAGATGCCATTCGCCTTACTCATGACCTAATAATCGAAGAATAA
- a CDS encoding DUF434 domain-containing protein, protein MNFEDNILQEAKKDFQYLLDRGFPRTGALTFVSNHYLLNEEQRNYLNRSVFSKQKIESRKKKLILLSDVKDKNVFIDGYNVLITVESICSSGDKFLLHCDDGVTRDIKAVFGKYKKDETTQEALNSIISLLKMFNPKNVLFFYDSPVSMSGKLARETKELLKSLEVPGDAQTASNVDAELVKLSKEVKGVVATSDGIIIDKVETVLDIPSYIARMNKKIK, encoded by the coding sequence ATGAATTTCGAAGATAATATTCTACAAGAAGCTAAAAAAGATTTTCAATATTTACTGGACCGTGGTTTTCCCAGAACCGGGGCTTTAACTTTTGTGAGTAATCATTACCTCCTCAATGAGGAGCAAAGGAATTATCTTAATCGAAGTGTTTTTTCCAAGCAGAAAATAGAATCAAGGAAGAAAAAATTAATTTTATTATCAGATGTGAAGGATAAAAATGTTTTTATAGACGGTTATAACGTCCTAATCACAGTTGAAAGCATCTGCAGTAGTGGAGATAAATTTCTACTTCACTGTGATGATGGTGTTACTCGAGATATCAAAGCTGTTTTCGGGAAATACAAAAAAGATGAAACTACACAGGAAGCCTTGAATTCAATAATATCACTCTTGAAAATGTTTAATCCTAAAAATGTACTCTTTTTCTATGACAGTCCAGTGAGTATGAGTGGTAAACTGGCCAGGGAAACTAAAGAACTTTTAAAATCACTTGAAGTTCCAGGTGATGCTCAAACTGCTAGTAACGTGGATGCCGAACTGGTGAAACTATCCAAAGAAGTGAAAGGCGTGGTAGCTACCAGTGATGGGATAATAATTGATAAAGTAGAAACAGTGCTGGACATACCCAGTTACATTGCAAGGATGAACAAAAAAATAAAATAA
- a CDS encoding fructose 1,6-bisphosphatase, which translates to MKTTISVIKADVGSIAGHGLTHPAILKKCEDILAKAKEEELLTDYYVTNCGDDTELIMTHTQGEENEEIHELAWNAFLEGTAVAKELKLYGAGQDLLSDTFSGNIKGMGPGCAEMEFKERPSDPVVVFCCDKTEPGAFNMPLFKMFADPFTTAGLVIDPSMHNGFEFEVFDVMEHKKVKMTCPDEMYDLLALLGTISRYVIKRIRRKDDKEIAASVSTERLNLMAGKYVGKDDPVAIVRAQSGFPAAGEVVEPFAFPHLVGGWMRGSHNGPLMPVAQKNAYPVRFDGPPRVMALGFQIADGELVGPADMFDDPAYDRSRALASEIAEYMRRHGPFEPHRLPSDEMEYTTLPGVMEKLANRFEDIE; encoded by the coding sequence ATGAAAACCACCATTAGTGTGATAAAAGCAGACGTTGGAAGTATAGCAGGCCACGGATTAACTCATCCTGCAATATTAAAAAAATGTGAAGATATTCTAGCCAAAGCAAAGGAAGAAGAGCTTCTCACTGATTATTATGTAACCAATTGTGGGGATGACACCGAACTGATCATGACCCACACCCAGGGTGAAGAAAACGAAGAAATCCATGAATTAGCATGGAACGCCTTTTTAGAAGGAACTGCTGTTGCTAAAGAACTTAAATTATACGGTGCAGGTCAAGACTTGCTATCTGACACATTCTCAGGTAACATCAAAGGAATGGGTCCTGGATGTGCAGAAATGGAATTTAAGGAAAGGCCTAGTGACCCGGTGGTTGTTTTCTGCTGTGACAAAACCGAACCTGGAGCATTCAACATGCCTCTATTTAAAATGTTTGCAGACCCTTTTACCACTGCTGGTCTGGTAATTGACCCGTCCATGCACAATGGATTTGAATTTGAAGTATTTGATGTCATGGAACACAAAAAAGTTAAAATGACTTGTCCTGATGAAATGTATGATTTACTGGCCCTTCTGGGTACCATTAGCCGATATGTGATAAAACGTATCCGCCGAAAGGATGATAAGGAAATTGCTGCATCAGTCAGTACAGAACGATTAAACCTAATGGCCGGGAAATATGTGGGAAAAGACGATCCTGTGGCTATTGTAAGAGCACAATCCGGATTTCCAGCAGCTGGAGAAGTTGTGGAACCATTTGCATTCCCTCACTTAGTGGGTGGATGGATGAGAGGATCACACAACGGACCATTAATGCCTGTTGCTCAGAAAAACGCTTACCCTGTACGTTTCGATGGCCCTCCAAGAGTAATGGCTCTTGGATTCCAAATAGCTGATGGTGAATTAGTAGGACCTGCTGACATGTTCGATGACCCAGCTTACGACAGATCCAGAGCATTGGCATCAGAGATTGCTGAGTACATGAGAAGGCACGGCCCATTTGAACCACACAGACTACCTTCCGATGAGATGGAATACACCACTTTACCGGGTGTAATGGAAAAATTGGCCAACCGATTTGAGGATATTGAATAA
- a CDS encoding NAD-dependent isocitrate dehydrogenase — translation MHKITVIPGDGIGPEVTQAAIHALDAIPVEFYFQDAKAGNSCFEDTGTTIPDETIKMAKNSDATLFGAVTTVPGQKSAIITLRKKLGLYANLRPIKSYPGVKSVYNDLDILIVRENSEGLYSGIEKFTKDGATAVRVITRKASEKITKVAFKEAYERRKSRLTAVHKANVLKKTDGVFRESFWKVAKEYGKIDGYDDIEVDEVYVDAAAMFLITKPHRFQVIVTTNLFGDILSDEGAGLVGGLGMVPSANIGDHNGLFEPVHGSAPDIAGKGVANPTAMILSVVLMLQFLKEDHEALKLEQSLLKVLKEGKYVTPDLGGTSTTMEMAQAVRDNYQKI, via the coding sequence ATGCACAAAATAACTGTAATACCTGGTGATGGCATTGGTCCAGAGGTAACCCAAGCTGCAATCCATGCCTTAGATGCGATTCCTGTTGAATTTTATTTTCAAGACGCTAAAGCTGGAAATTCCTGTTTTGAGGATACTGGTACTACCATTCCCGATGAAACAATTAAAATGGCTAAAAATTCTGATGCAACACTTTTCGGTGCTGTAACCACAGTTCCTGGTCAGAAAAGTGCAATAATCACTCTTAGAAAAAAACTGGGCCTATATGCTAATTTAAGGCCTATCAAATCATATCCTGGTGTTAAATCTGTTTATAATGATTTGGACATCCTTATTGTCCGGGAAAACAGTGAAGGACTATATTCTGGAATTGAAAAATTCACTAAGGATGGAGCAACTGCTGTGAGGGTTATAACCAGGAAAGCATCGGAAAAAATAACGAAAGTCGCATTTAAAGAGGCATATGAAAGGAGGAAATCCCGTTTAACTGCAGTACATAAAGCTAACGTGCTTAAAAAAACTGATGGAGTATTCCGTGAGTCTTTCTGGAAGGTGGCTAAAGAATATGGAAAAATAGATGGTTATGATGATATCGAGGTTGACGAAGTTTATGTGGATGCTGCTGCCATGTTTCTAATTACTAAACCCCACCGTTTTCAAGTAATTGTTACCACCAACCTTTTTGGAGATATATTGTCTGACGAAGGCGCAGGACTAGTTGGGGGTTTGGGGATGGTGCCATCTGCCAACATCGGTGATCATAATGGATTATTTGAGCCTGTGCATGGTTCTGCTCCGGATATTGCAGGTAAAGGTGTGGCTAATCCTACTGCTATGATTCTATCTGTTGTACTCATGCTCCAATTCCTGAAAGAGGACCACGAAGCATTGAAACTGGAACAGTCTCTTTTGAAGGTTTTAAAGGAAGGAAAATATGTCACACCAGACTTAGGGGGAACGTCCACAACCATGGAGATGGCACAAGCAGTTAGGGACAATTACCAAAAAATTTAA
- a CDS encoding HEAT repeat domain-containing protein, with the protein MEVEKNIERLIETLKDDDEHVQVQATEMLEEIGEPAVPQLIDALDDEDKNVRKGSAKVLGIIGNEKAITPLIETMKDDNKWVRRAASGALSNMGKSAVNPLIETLKDDDWRVRGGAAWALGNIKAPESLPALIKIMDDDSGFVRAGAVMAVGNIGGDEAEKALEKALNDKSSYVRRVAEGFLNKE; encoded by the coding sequence ATGGAAGTTGAAAAAAACATTGAAAGATTGATTGAAACTTTAAAGGATGATGATGAACATGTGCAGGTGCAAGCCACAGAAATGCTAGAGGAAATTGGAGAACCTGCAGTGCCTCAGCTCATAGATGCCCTTGATGATGAAGATAAAAATGTTAGGAAGGGATCTGCAAAAGTTCTAGGAATAATTGGTAATGAGAAAGCCATTACCCCCCTTATTGAAACCATGAAAGATGATAATAAGTGGGTGCGCAGGGCAGCCTCGGGTGCTCTTAGCAATATGGGTAAATCTGCTGTGAATCCCCTGATTGAAACATTGAAAGATGATGATTGGAGAGTCAGAGGAGGAGCTGCTTGGGCACTAGGAAACATCAAAGCCCCAGAATCATTGCCAGCACTGATTAAGATCATGGATGATGATAGCGGATTCGTCAGGGCTGGTGCAGTTATGGCTGTGGGAAACATTGGCGGAGATGAAGCAGAAAAAGCACTTGAAAAAGCCCTAAATGATAAAAGTAGTTATGTTCGTAGAGTTGCCGAAGGTTTCCTGAACAAGGAATAA